In the Candidatus Ozemobacteraceae bacterium genome, one interval contains:
- a CDS encoding prepilin-type N-terminal cleavage/methylation domain-containing protein — MPCRTGSASRRESACRGFTLLELMIAVAILSVFLIFSYKIFIGGSKTAGRAQWTNSAVDELRIATGFLSKELKSTSYPTTLLQDGISDPSDNSDPAVARKYFVKILANHQEIAAPAAGAKKKVLTWVSCQPEKPPAAGVMKEFTLWFEGRENTLTSVGDLSVEIVNRKFTTAAPQYAKSGQLNLVDDGQPGRQTLVRDVAWIKFEAPGPLPSGATEFQPLKISIHCVYPKDPKAFKDNSTMATPNVGLETLP, encoded by the coding sequence ATGCCTTGCCGCACGGGATCCGCGTCGCGCCGGGAATCGGCGTGTCGCGGGTTCACCCTGCTCGAGCTGATGATCGCCGTCGCGATCCTGTCCGTCTTCCTCATTTTTTCCTACAAGATCTTCATCGGAGGCTCGAAAACCGCGGGAAGAGCCCAGTGGACGAACTCGGCCGTCGACGAACTGCGCATTGCAACGGGGTTTCTCAGCAAGGAACTCAAGAGCACCTCATATCCGACAACGCTGCTCCAGGACGGCATCAGCGATCCGTCCGACAACTCCGACCCAGCGGTCGCGCGGAAATACTTCGTCAAGATCCTCGCGAACCACCAGGAAATAGCCGCGCCCGCCGCCGGTGCGAAGAAAAAGGTCCTGACCTGGGTTTCCTGCCAGCCGGAAAAGCCGCCCGCGGCGGGCGTCATGAAAGAATTCACCCTGTGGTTCGAGGGCCGGGAGAATACCCTGACCAGCGTCGGAGATCTCTCCGTCGAGATCGTCAACCGGAAATTCACGACGGCCGCCCCCCAGTATGCGAAATCCGGCCAGCTCAATCTTGTGGACGACGGACAACCGGGGAGGCAGACGCTCGTTCGCGATGTGGCCTGGATCAAATTCGAGGCCCCCGGCCCGCTCCCCTCGGGGGCGACGGAGTTCCAGCCGCTGAAAATTTCGATCCACTGCGTATATCCCAAAGATCCCAAAGCGTTCAAGGACAATTCGACGATGGCGACGCCCAACGTCGGCCTTGAAACGCTGCCGTAG